A window of the Coprobacter fastidiosus genome harbors these coding sequences:
- a CDS encoding phosphatase PAP2 family protein, with protein sequence MKILNSLPSRNEILTVVVIAIIFIAITTVFVGLRPEHLLIVSIFLILFFAGKSTRKLAVGLLPFFIFGISYDWMRVYPNYEVNPIDVRNLYDLEKFLFGIEENGTLLIPCEYFALHHSVISDILAGFFYLCWVPVPIAFGLWLYLKKDRRLYLRFSIVFLLVNLIGFAGYYIHPAAPPWYAINYGFEAILNTPGNTAALGRFDELVGLPIFDSLYSRNSNVFAAIPSLHAAYMVVAFYYALVKKCHPAIITIFAVLMCGIWFTAVYSSHHYIIDVLLGITCALLGILFFEKGLMKIPGFIKFFNRYQHYIEA encoded by the coding sequence ATGAAAATATTAAACTCTCTACCTTCAAGAAACGAAATCTTAACCGTAGTTGTTATTGCAATTATATTTATTGCAATAACAACTGTTTTTGTTGGATTGCGTCCGGAACATTTATTAATAGTATCTATTTTCTTAATCTTGTTTTTTGCAGGAAAGTCAACAAGAAAGTTAGCTGTAGGATTATTGCCGTTTTTTATTTTTGGAATTTCATATGACTGGATGCGTGTATATCCTAACTATGAAGTCAACCCTATTGATGTGCGGAATTTATATGATCTTGAAAAGTTTTTATTTGGAATAGAAGAAAATGGAACTTTACTCATTCCTTGTGAATATTTTGCTTTGCATCATTCCGTAATATCGGATATTCTTGCAGGCTTTTTTTATTTATGTTGGGTTCCTGTTCCTATCGCTTTCGGTCTTTGGCTATATCTGAAAAAAGACAGGCGTTTGTATCTTCGGTTTTCAATAGTTTTTTTATTGGTAAATCTAATAGGATTCGCGGGCTATTATATTCACCCTGCAGCACCTCCTTGGTATGCAATAAATTACGGTTTTGAAGCAATACTTAATACACCGGGTAATACTGCTGCACTTGGTCGCTTTGACGAATTGGTCGGATTGCCGATTTTCGATTCGCTGTATAGTCGTAATTCGAATGTTTTTGCAGCAATACCATCTTTACATGCAGCATATATGGTTGTAGCCTTTTATTATGCATTAGTAAAAAAATGTCATCCGGCTATTATCACGATCTTTGCAGTTCTTATGTGTGGTATTTGGTTTACTGCGGTTTATTCTTCTCATCATTATATTATTGACGTACTACTCGGTATTACATGTGCATTGTTAGGAATCCTCTTTTTTGAAAAAGGATTGATGAAAATTCCTGGATTCATAAAATTTTTCAACCGATATCAGCATTATATAGAGGCTTAA
- a CDS encoding GtrA family protein, which yields MVDRIKKYAKIVSERDGFFMFLRAQLSSQLATIIDFIITIGLAKLFSVYYVYATFAGSFFGGIVNCIVNYKWTFRPENCKKINIVIKYILVWCGSLFLNVGGTFLITEAITKVIYIQNIFGHYLDNLFIFSKILVSLAVAFFWNYNMQRIFVYRNHELKFFFKRRN from the coding sequence ATGGTTGATCGGATAAAAAAATATGCAAAAATAGTTTCGGAAAGAGACGGTTTCTTTATGTTTTTGAGAGCACAATTGTCCTCTCAATTAGCGACAATAATAGATTTCATTATTACTATAGGACTCGCAAAGTTGTTTAGCGTTTATTATGTCTATGCAACTTTTGCGGGTTCTTTTTTCGGAGGAATTGTTAATTGTATCGTTAATTATAAGTGGACATTCCGGCCAGAAAATTGTAAAAAGATAAATATAGTGATTAAATATATTTTGGTTTGGTGTGGAAGCCTTTTTCTCAATGTCGGGGGAACATTTCTTATAACAGAAGCTATTACTAAAGTGATATATATTCAGAATATTTTTGGTCATTATTTAGACAATCTGTTTATATTTTCTAAAATATTGGTTTCTTTAGCTGTCGCTTTTTTTTGGAATTATAATATGCAGCGTATTTTTGTTTATAGAAATCACGAACTGAAATTTTTTTTTAAACGTAGAAATTAA
- a CDS encoding Fur family transcriptional regulator translates to MSQEKGYTRLVSHGIKPSLQRIAIMNYLIENRIHPTVDMIFSDLYPDIPTLSRTTVYNTLKILVEQGAVQMLTIDDKNSRYDADITPHAHFRCSKCGCIKDLPIKEDIIFKEDSEKIKITEVQLYCKGYCAQCLKDIETKNT, encoded by the coding sequence ATGAGTCAAGAAAAAGGATATACAAGATTAGTTTCTCATGGGATAAAACCTTCTCTTCAAAGAATTGCTATTATGAATTATTTGATAGAGAATAGAATCCATCCGACTGTAGATATGATATTCAGCGATTTATATCCTGATATTCCGACATTATCCCGTACAACTGTATATAATACATTGAAAATACTTGTAGAGCAGGGTGCGGTACAAATGCTGACAATAGATGATAAAAACAGTAGATATGATGCAGACATAACTCCTCATGCTCATTTTAGATGTAGTAAATGCGGTTGTATAAAAGATTTACCGATAAAGGAAGACATTATCTTCAAAGAAGATTCGGAAAAAATAAAAATTACCGAAGTTCAACTATATTGTAAAGGTTATTGTGCTCAATGCCTAAAGGATATAGAAACAAAAAACACATAA
- a CDS encoding type I restriction enzyme HsdR N-terminal domain-containing protein has translation MITLNLPTFEYKLKEDNGRYLIFDILRKRYIALTPEEWVRQHFVNYLITYKGYPGGRIGNEISLDLNGRKRRCDTVIYRQNGTPFVIIEYKAPHIPITQAVFDQIVRYNIALKVEYLIVSNGKMHYCCHVNYKDQSYLFLEDIPDYDSILSHTNEKTE, from the coding sequence ATGATAACTCTAAATTTGCCAACTTTTGAGTACAAATTAAAAGAGGATAACGGCAGATATCTTATTTTCGACATTTTGAGAAAAAGATATATTGCGCTTACTCCAGAAGAGTGGGTTCGGCAACATTTCGTGAATTATCTCATCACATACAAAGGATATCCGGGAGGAAGAATCGGAAATGAAATATCGCTTGATTTAAACGGCCGAAAACGCAGATGTGATACTGTAATATATCGTCAAAACGGAACACCCTTCGTAATTATTGAATATAAAGCTCCACATATTCCTATTACGCAGGCAGTTTTTGATCAAATCGTCAGATATAACATCGCATTAAAAGTAGAATATTTAATAGTATCGAATGGAAAGATGCATTATTGCTGTCATGTAAACTATAAAGACCAGTCTTATTTATTTCTAGAAGATATTCCTGATTATGACTCTATATTATCACATACAAATGAGAAAACGGAATGA
- the holA gene encoding DNA polymerase III subunit delta: MAKKEQNVHLQIISDIRKKNFKPVYFLMGDEPYYIDLITDTIIDNALDDADRDFNQTIVYGADVEISTVINAAKRYPMMASRQLVIVKEAQMLKGLDDLQFYLQKPLTSTVLVFNYKNGSLKNKKLLAELNSVGIVYESKKLYDYQLPPFINSYVTEKGFTIEQKAIAMLGDAIGNDLSRLTGELDKLSIILQGNTRITAALIEHNIGISKDFNNFELLNAFITKNIYKVNQIIAYFEKNPKSNPLIVTISVLFNFYANLMLLYFIQDKSESNIMAELKLRNIFQARDYLAAMQNYNAYKCMDIISYIREYDARSKGVENASGTTEASLLKELAYKILH, encoded by the coding sequence ATGGCAAAAAAGGAGCAAAATGTACATTTACAGATAATATCGGATATAAGAAAGAAGAATTTTAAGCCGGTCTACTTCTTAATGGGAGACGAACCTTATTATATCGATCTTATTACGGATACTATTATAGACAATGCTTTAGATGATGCTGACAGAGATTTCAACCAGACGATAGTTTATGGTGCTGATGTAGAGATTTCGACTGTAATCAATGCTGCAAAACGTTATCCGATGATGGCTTCCAGGCAATTGGTCATCGTAAAAGAAGCTCAAATGCTGAAAGGATTGGACGATTTACAATTTTACTTACAGAAGCCGTTGACGAGTACGGTTTTGGTTTTTAATTATAAAAACGGGAGTTTAAAAAATAAGAAACTACTTGCTGAATTAAATTCTGTAGGTATCGTCTATGAATCGAAAAAATTATATGATTATCAATTACCTCCTTTTATAAACAGTTATGTGACAGAAAAGGGATTTACCATTGAACAGAAAGCTATTGCCATGCTCGGAGACGCTATTGGTAATGACTTAAGTCGATTAACTGGAGAATTAGACAAACTTTCAATAATTCTACAAGGAAATACTCGAATAACAGCTGCATTAATAGAACATAATATTGGGATAAGTAAAGATTTCAATAACTTTGAGTTACTCAATGCTTTTATTACCAAGAACATATATAAAGTTAATCAAATCATTGCATATTTTGAGAAAAATCCGAAATCTAATCCTTTAATCGTAACAATAAGCGTTTTGTTTAATTTCTATGCCAATCTAATGCTTTTATATTTTATACAAGATAAATCGGAATCTAATATCATGGCTGAGTTAAAATTACGAAATATTTTTCAGGCAAGGGATTATTTGGCAGCAATGCAGAATTATAATGCTTATAAATGTATGGATATAATATCTTATATACGAGAATACGATGCCCGTTCTAAAGGGGTAGAGAATGCATCTGGAACAACCGAAGCGTCTTTACTAAAAGAACTTGCCTATAAAATCCTTCACTAA
- a CDS encoding NADH peroxidase, with product MKKKFICTVCGYVHEGEEAPEFCPQCKQPKSKFKELVETEGALQFVDEHVLGIAKGVDPEILEGLNAHFMGECTEVGMYLAMSRQADREGYPEVAEAFKRYAWEEAEHAAKFAELLGDVVWDTKTNLKKRMEAEAGACEDKKRIATLAKQQNLDAIHDTVHEMCKDEARHGKGFEGLYNRYFKK from the coding sequence ATGAAAAAGAAATTTATTTGTACAGTATGCGGTTATGTTCATGAAGGAGAAGAAGCTCCGGAATTTTGTCCTCAATGTAAACAACCGAAGAGTAAATTCAAAGAACTTGTAGAAACAGAAGGTGCATTACAATTTGTTGATGAGCACGTATTAGGCATTGCAAAAGGTGTTGACCCGGAAATTTTAGAAGGATTAAATGCTCATTTTATGGGAGAGTGTACCGAAGTTGGTATGTATTTGGCAATGAGTCGTCAGGCTGACCGTGAAGGCTATCCTGAAGTAGCGGAAGCATTTAAACGTTATGCCTGGGAAGAAGCTGAACATGCGGCTAAGTTTGCAGAATTGCTTGGCGATGTAGTTTGGGATACTAAGACAAATTTAAAAAAACGGATGGAAGCTGAAGCTGGGGCTTGTGAAGATAAAAAACGAATTGCAACTCTGGCAAAACAACAAAACTTAGATGCAATTCATGATACAGTTCATGAAATGTGCAAAGATGAAGCACGTCATGGTAAAGGTTTTGAAGGTTTATACAATCGTTATTTTAAGAAATAA
- a CDS encoding phosphatidylglycerophosphatase A family protein, whose protein sequence is MKRAKLFHIIIASGFGSGFSPFAPGTAGALVAVIIWTVLFYVIPFNILLVVTSLLIVLFTAAGIWSADKLESEWGKDPSKVVVDEMVGVWIALLAVPVGNVWYILFAFLLFRFFDIFKPLGIRKMEQLEGGIGVMADDILAGIYSFLLLMGVRWLIG, encoded by the coding sequence ATGAAGAGAGCTAAATTATTCCATATAATTATCGCATCCGGTTTCGGATCAGGATTTTCTCCATTTGCTCCTGGAACGGCAGGAGCTCTTGTTGCTGTTATTATTTGGACGGTATTATTCTATGTAATACCGTTCAATATCTTATTAGTCGTAACAAGTTTGCTTATAGTTCTTTTTACTGCAGCCGGAATTTGGTCGGCCGATAAGTTAGAATCAGAGTGGGGAAAAGATCCGTCAAAAGTGGTTGTTGATGAAATGGTGGGAGTTTGGATTGCTCTACTTGCTGTACCGGTAGGGAATGTCTGGTATATTTTGTTTGCTTTTTTATTGTTTCGCTTTTTTGATATCTTTAAGCCACTGGGTATTCGTAAAATGGAACAGTTGGAAGGGGGAATCGGTGTAATGGCAGATGATATTTTAGCCGGAATATACAGTTTTCTTTTGCTGATGGGAGTAAGATGGTTGATCGGATAA
- a CDS encoding CDP-alcohol phosphatidyltransferase family protein: MKFRDWAQQIIYRIIDPVVHKLVKVGITPNIVTTTGLFFNIVSAVILIYGGIYGEKNDFSYIGWAGGVILFAGLFDMLDGQVARIGKMSSSFGALYDSVLDRYSELIVFLGICSYMMAQGYVVGFIIAFIALVGSLMVSYVRARAEGLGIECKVGFMQRPERVVLTAIGALGCGVSSFFIHEESVLNPIYIFEAALLIIAIFSNITAFTRLAHCRKVMNL; this comes from the coding sequence ATGAAATTCAGAGATTGGGCTCAGCAGATAATCTATAGAATCATTGATCCAGTGGTACATAAGTTAGTAAAGGTTGGGATAACTCCTAATATTGTAACTACCACAGGGCTATTTTTTAATATTGTATCAGCCGTCATTTTAATTTATGGAGGAATATATGGAGAAAAAAATGATTTCTCTTATATAGGTTGGGCTGGCGGGGTTATTTTATTTGCCGGATTATTCGATATGTTGGACGGACAAGTTGCACGTATTGGAAAAATGAGTTCTTCTTTTGGCGCATTATATGATTCGGTACTTGACAGGTACAGTGAATTGATCGTGTTTTTAGGGATCTGTTCCTATATGATGGCACAAGGTTATGTTGTCGGGTTTATAATTGCATTTATTGCATTAGTCGGATCATTGATGGTCAGTTATGTTAGGGCTAGAGCAGAAGGTCTCGGCATAGAATGTAAAGTAGGGTTTATGCAGCGTCCAGAACGGGTTGTATTAACAGCTATTGGAGCATTAGGATGTGGGGTGTCTTCTTTTTTTATACATGAAGAATCTGTGTTAAATCCTATTTACATATTTGAGGCAGCACTGCTCATTATTGCTATTTTTTCTAACATTACGGCATTTACTCGCTTAGCTCATTGTCGTAAAGTAATGAATTTGTAG
- a CDS encoding RNA polymerase sigma factor, which yields MKFVNFVDELTRLQPFLYRFAYSLTKNHEAAKDLLQETLLKTLENREKFIEDTNLRAWMCAIMKNTFINDYRKLLLAHESVCRIDDLKSEPCMIDGTDANYDLEWINKVIAGMSKKNRIIFGLYLSSYQYDEIAEKLDIPLGTVKSQIHNIKISLKKQLKELI from the coding sequence ATGAAATTTGTAAATTTCGTTGACGAGTTAACCAGATTACAGCCATTCTTATACCGATTTGCTTATTCTCTAACCAAGAATCATGAAGCGGCAAAAGATTTATTGCAAGAGACTTTACTTAAAACATTAGAAAACAGGGAAAAGTTCATTGAAGATACCAATTTAAGAGCGTGGATGTGTGCTATTATGAAAAATACCTTCATTAATGATTATCGAAAACTTTTATTGGCACATGAGTCGGTTTGTCGTATAGATGATTTGAAGTCAGAACCTTGTATGATCGATGGAACAGATGCGAATTACGACTTAGAATGGATAAATAAGGTTATTGCAGGGATGAGTAAGAAAAATCGTATAATTTTTGGTTTATATTTATCAAGTTATCAATACGACGAAATTGCTGAAAAATTGGATATTCCTCTCGGTACGGTAAAAAGTCAGATTCATAATATAAAAATATCGTTGAAGAAACAATTAAAAGAACTGATATAA
- the aspS gene encoding aspartate--tRNA ligase: MYRTHTCGELRLSDTDKNVTLAGWVQRTRKMGGMTFIDIRDRYGITQLVFNHENNPELCDQANKLGREFVIQVSGIVKERSNKNKNIPTGDIELIVSNLVILHASDVPPFTIEDDSDGGDDLRMQYRYLDLRRNCVRKNLELRHKMTFEVRRYLDQQNFLEIETPMLIKSTPEGARDFVVPSRMNPGEFYALPQSPQTFKQLLMVSGFDRYFQVVKCFRDEDLRADRQPEFTQIDCEMSFVEQEDVLNTFEGMIKHLFKEIKKIDFTEPFPRMTWADAMKYYGSDKPDLRFGMRFVELKDLTIGKDFGVFDNAEYVAGICAEGCATYTRKQLDELTEFVKRPQIGAKGLVYVRYDENGAFKSSVDKFYSTEDLLKWAERFNAKPGDLILILAGDRIKTQKALCELRLEMGNRLGLRNKDKFAPLWVIDFPLLEWDEETQRYYAMHHPFTSPKPEDIALLDTDPGKVRANAYDMVFNGVELGGGSIRIHDSELQDKMFKVLGFTEEKAQYQFGFLINAFKYGAPPHGGLAFGLDRLVSLFAGLDSIRDCIAFPKNNSGRDTMSGAPSVLDESQLEELQLKLDIHDK, translated from the coding sequence ATGTACAGAACGCATACATGTGGAGAGTTGCGATTATCCGATACAGACAAGAATGTTACATTGGCTGGTTGGGTACAACGAACGCGGAAAATGGGAGGAATGACATTTATTGACATTCGTGACCGTTACGGGATTACTCAATTAGTATTTAATCATGAAAATAATCCGGAACTTTGTGATCAAGCAAACAAATTAGGCCGTGAATTTGTGATTCAAGTTTCAGGGATCGTTAAAGAAAGATCAAATAAAAACAAAAATATACCAACAGGAGATATCGAACTTATCGTATCTAATTTAGTAATATTGCATGCGTCTGACGTTCCTCCTTTTACAATTGAAGACGACAGTGATGGAGGTGATGATCTGCGGATGCAATATCGTTATTTAGATTTAAGGCGGAATTGTGTTCGGAAAAACTTAGAGTTACGTCATAAAATGACATTTGAAGTTCGTAGATATCTTGATCAGCAAAATTTTCTTGAAATAGAAACACCGATGTTGATTAAATCTACTCCGGAGGGAGCTCGAGACTTTGTCGTGCCGTCGAGAATGAATCCCGGAGAGTTTTATGCGCTACCTCAATCACCACAAACGTTTAAACAGTTATTAATGGTCTCCGGTTTTGATCGTTATTTTCAAGTTGTAAAATGTTTTAGAGATGAAGACTTGCGGGCAGACCGTCAACCCGAATTTACCCAAATCGACTGTGAAATGTCTTTTGTTGAACAAGAAGATGTCTTAAATACTTTTGAGGGAATGATAAAGCATCTTTTTAAAGAAATAAAAAAGATTGACTTTACTGAGCCATTTCCCAGAATGACGTGGGCTGACGCGATGAAATATTATGGTAGTGACAAACCAGATTTGCGTTTTGGAATGCGTTTTGTCGAATTAAAAGATTTGACTATCGGGAAAGATTTCGGAGTATTCGACAATGCTGAATATGTTGCCGGAATCTGCGCTGAAGGATGTGCGACATATACAAGAAAACAATTGGATGAACTAACGGAATTTGTTAAACGACCTCAGATTGGGGCTAAAGGGTTGGTATATGTCCGTTATGATGAAAACGGGGCGTTTAAATCTTCTGTGGATAAATTTTATAGTACAGAAGATCTTCTGAAATGGGCAGAGAGATTTAATGCTAAACCTGGAGACTTGATTTTAATTCTTGCTGGTGATAGAATAAAGACACAGAAGGCTCTTTGTGAATTACGTCTTGAAATGGGCAACCGATTAGGCCTTCGCAACAAAGATAAATTTGCACCGTTATGGGTTATCGATTTCCCGTTATTGGAATGGGACGAGGAAACTCAACGTTATTATGCAATGCATCACCCGTTCACTTCGCCCAAACCTGAAGATATTGCTTTATTGGATACCGATCCCGGGAAAGTAAGAGCCAATGCCTATGACATGGTTTTTAATGGAGTCGAGTTGGGTGGAGGGTCAATCCGGATACATGATAGTGAATTACAAGATAAAATGTTTAAAGTCCTCGGATTTACCGAAGAGAAGGCTCAATATCAATTTGGATTTTTAATAAATGCATTTAAGTATGGTGCTCCACCTCACGGAGGATTGGCATTTGGTTTGGACCGGTTAGTCTCCTTATTTGCCGGCTTAGATTCTATTCGGGACTGTATAGCTTTCCCTAAGAATAATTCTGGGCGTGATACTATGAGTGGAGCTCCGTCTGTATTGGATGAATCTCAATTAGAGGAATTGCAATTAAAATTAGATATTCACGACAAATAA
- a CDS encoding AMP nucleosidase, whose product MKTKQEIVQNWLPRYTKRNVKEFTKHILLTNFSKYVEIFANHFNVPILGEDGNMPNASAEGVTIINFGMGSANAATVMDLLSAVAPKAVLFLGKCGGLKKVNKLGDFILPIAAIRGEGASNDYFPPEVPALPAFSLQRAVSTTVRNHGKDYWTGTVYTTNRRVWEYDDSFKEYLRRTRSMAIDMETATLFTVGFANQIPTGALLLVTDQPMISTGVKTEESDKKVTQNFVDEHVMIGFESLKMLIDKRTTVKHLRFEEE is encoded by the coding sequence ATGAAGACAAAACAAGAGATTGTCCAAAATTGGCTACCACGTTATACGAAGCGCAATGTAAAAGAATTTACTAAGCATATTTTATTGACGAATTTCTCAAAGTATGTTGAAATATTTGCCAACCATTTTAATGTTCCTATTTTAGGAGAGGACGGAAATATGCCCAATGCATCGGCTGAAGGTGTTACAATCATCAATTTCGGAATGGGAAGTGCCAATGCAGCGACAGTTATGGATTTATTGAGTGCTGTAGCTCCAAAAGCTGTTTTATTCCTTGGAAAATGTGGAGGTCTGAAAAAAGTGAATAAATTAGGTGATTTTATTCTTCCGATAGCGGCAATACGAGGAGAAGGTGCATCAAATGATTATTTCCCTCCAGAAGTCCCGGCTTTACCAGCTTTCAGTCTGCAACGGGCTGTATCTACAACCGTGCGAAATCATGGGAAAGACTATTGGACGGGAACGGTATATACGACTAATAGAAGAGTTTGGGAATATGATGATTCGTTTAAAGAATATTTGAGAAGAACCCGCAGTATGGCCATTGACATGGAAACAGCAACTTTATTTACGGTAGGGTTTGCAAATCAAATTCCGACAGGAGCTCTTCTGTTAGTAACAGATCAACCAATGATTTCCACAGGTGTTAAAACTGAAGAAAGTGATAAAAAGGTAACTCAAAACTTTGTAGATGAACATGTAATGATCGGATTTGAATCACTAAAGATGCTTATTGATAAACGTACAACTGTAAAGCATCTCCGATTCGAGGAAGAATAA
- a CDS encoding zinc ribbon domain-containing protein, which yields MATDKTKVEKEYTVEDRLKALYELQTMLSEIDRIKTLRGELPLEVQDLEDEIAGLETRVQNFHTEIGELQSAIAAKKVEIQNAQTLIDKYTAQQNNVRNNREFDFLTKEIEFQTLEIELCEKRIKEFSAQEKAKKEEVENCRVTLEERKADLQEKKGELDEIVAETRQDEEKLREKAKKLEQHIEPRLLAAFKRIRKNARNGLAVVYIQRDACGGCFNKIPPQRQLDIKLRKKIIVCEYCGRIMIDPELAGVNE from the coding sequence ATGGCTACTGATAAGACAAAAGTTGAAAAAGAATATACAGTGGAAGATCGATTGAAAGCACTGTACGAATTGCAAACAATGCTTTCTGAGATCGATAGAATCAAAACTCTAAGAGGAGAGCTTCCTTTGGAGGTACAAGATCTTGAAGATGAGATTGCAGGTCTCGAAACTCGTGTTCAGAACTTTCATACAGAAATAGGAGAGTTACAATCTGCTATTGCTGCGAAGAAAGTAGAAATACAGAATGCGCAAACCTTAATTGATAAATATACTGCACAACAGAACAATGTAAGAAACAATCGAGAATTTGATTTTTTAACTAAAGAAATTGAATTCCAAACTTTGGAAATCGAACTTTGTGAAAAACGTATCAAAGAGTTTTCAGCACAGGAAAAAGCAAAAAAAGAAGAAGTAGAAAACTGTCGAGTTACTCTTGAAGAAAGAAAAGCCGATTTACAAGAAAAGAAAGGTGAATTGGATGAAATTGTTGCAGAGACAAGACAAGACGAGGAAAAACTGCGTGAAAAAGCGAAAAAACTCGAACAACATATAGAGCCCCGTTTATTAGCCGCATTTAAGAGAATCAGAAAAAATGCGAGAAACGGATTGGCTGTTGTTTATATTCAACGTGACGCTTGCGGCGGTTGTTTCAATAAGATTCCGCCACAAAGACAACTTGATATTAAACTTCGAAAAAAAATCATCGTTTGTGAATATTGCGGGCGTATTATGATAGATCCGGAATTAGCAGGAGTTAATGAATAA
- a CDS encoding Nif3-like dinuclear metal center hexameric protein has protein sequence MKVSDIATCIEEIAPLSLQEDYDNAGWQVGDKYSEATGALLCIDVTEEVVDEAISLGVNLIISHHPLLFKGVKSLTGKNYVERTVIKAIQHNISIYASHTNLDNAWSGVNFKMAEKLGLTNLSILMPQGGKLLKLVTYVPVSHADIVRNALFTAGCGNIGDYDLCSYNSNGFGTFRAGLDSHPYCGTIGNLHQEEEIRIETVLPEYLKEVATQALLKTHPYEEPVFDFIKIENQWVKAGSGVVGELLCPMDEMDFLQRTKTVFHAGCIKYSNLRNRRIRRVALCGGAGAFLISQAIASDADVFITGEIKYHDYFGYDEHILLAEVGHYETEQYTKDIFCDIITKKFPNFAVHYTKVETNPINYL, from the coding sequence ATGAAAGTCAGTGATATAGCAACGTGTATAGAAGAAATAGCTCCCTTGTCTTTGCAAGAGGATTACGATAATGCCGGTTGGCAGGTGGGAGATAAGTATTCTGAAGCTACGGGGGCATTATTATGCATAGATGTCACTGAAGAAGTCGTTGACGAAGCTATAAGTTTGGGGGTTAATTTAATTATATCACACCATCCTTTACTTTTTAAAGGCGTAAAGTCGCTTACAGGCAAGAACTATGTGGAAAGAACAGTTATAAAAGCAATACAACATAATATATCCATTTATGCTTCACATACCAATTTGGACAATGCTTGGTCTGGAGTCAATTTTAAAATGGCAGAAAAGCTTGGATTGACTAATCTTTCTATTTTGATGCCTCAAGGTGGAAAGTTGCTTAAGCTTGTTACTTATGTGCCGGTTTCTCATGCCGATATTGTACGAAATGCTTTATTTACCGCAGGATGTGGAAATATCGGTGATTATGACTTGTGCAGCTACAATAGCAATGGATTCGGAACTTTTCGTGCAGGATTAGATTCGCATCCTTATTGTGGGACTATCGGGAATTTACATCAAGAAGAAGAAATTCGGATCGAAACGGTTCTCCCTGAATATTTAAAAGAGGTAGCGACTCAGGCACTCTTAAAAACTCATCCTTATGAAGAACCGGTATTTGATTTTATAAAAATTGAAAACCAATGGGTTAAAGCTGGATCAGGAGTAGTAGGGGAACTTTTGTGTCCTATGGATGAAATGGACTTTTTACAACGTACTAAAACAGTGTTTCATGCTGGATGTATAAAATATTCCAATCTCCGAAATCGCAGAATTCGTAGGGTTGCATTGTGTGGAGGTGCTGGAGCTTTTTTGATTTCTCAAGCGATAGCATCAGATGCAGATGTATTTATTACTGGAGAAATTAAATATCATGATTATTTTGGATATGACGAACATATATTATTGGCAGAAGTAGGACATTACGAAACCGAACAATACACAAAAGATATATTTTGTGATATTATTACAAAAAAATTCCCTAACTTTGCAGTTCATTATACAAAGGTAGAAACAAATCCGATAAATTATTTGTAA